TCCGGGCGGACTCGGCATCACACTCGGGCAGCATGACGCAGAACACCCCGGAGCCCATGTGGGCCACGGCGTCCAGGGGGCGCAGCCGCTTGCGCAGCACATCCGCCGCCCCCCGGGGCACGTCCGTCTGGGGGCGCTCGGGCCGCAGCACCGCCACGCTCATGGGGCGGTGGTAGCGCCGCACCTTGGCCACCTCCACCTCCAGCTTCGCCATCAGCCCGCGCTTGTCGTACAAGTTGGTGCCCGGATCGCTGCCGGAGCGGAGCGTCACCGCGGCTGCCCGCTCGGGCTCCCGCTCGGCCACGGACTTCAGCGCGCGCTCGGTGCGGTTGAGCAGCTCCATGGCGTTGAAGGGCTTGCTCATGTAGTCCACGGCGCCCAGGTTGAGCGCGCGGACCTTCTCGGCCACCCCCTGGTGCGCCGACAGGAGGATGACGGGGATGTGCGCCGTGTCCGAGGAGGACTTGAGCGCCACCGTGGCCTCCAGCCCGTCCAGCTTGGGCAGGAACACGTCCATCACCACCAGCTCCGGGCGCATGGAGCGTGCCCGGGCCAGGCCCTCCTGGCCGTCGCGCGCCACCTCCACCCGGTAGCGCGAGCGCAGCACCTCGGCAAGCACCGCGGCGATCTCCGCCTCGTCCTCCACCACCAGCACGCGCGGCTGCACGGGCTCCACCTTGGCCTGCGCCTGGGCCTTGCGCGGCGCCTCCTGCGCCATGGGCAGCGTGAAGACGAAGGTGCAGCCGCCCTCCGGCGGGCTCTCCGCCCAGATCTCCCCGCCGTGCAGCTCCACGAACTCCTTGCAGATGGCCAGCCCCAGCCCCGTGCCCTTCGGGCCGTGCCGGTACCGGTCGAACACCAGGTGCAGCTCGTCCGGGGGAATGCCCGAGCCGTCGTCCTGCACGGTAATTTTCACCGCGTCCCCATCCGGCCGCGTCAGGCGCAGGGCGCGCACCGTCACCTTCCCCGAGTCCTTCGCGTGGTGGATGGCGTTGGTGATGAGGTTCTGCAGCACCTCGTGCAGCTTCACCTCGTCGCCGATGAGCATCAGGCTCTCGGGCGCCTCGGCGCGCAGCGTCACCCCGCGCTGGGAGGCCAGGATGTTCAGCTCGTGCGTGCTCTCCTTGCACAGCACCGCCATGTCCAGCCGCCGGGGCTCGATGGACAGCCGCGCCGCCTCGCCCTTGCCCTTCTCCAGCAGCGACTCGACGAGCCCGAGAATCTTGCGGCCCTGGCGGATCATCGCCTCGGTGGACTGCTTCTGCTCGGCGTTGATGGGGCTCTCCAGGAGCAGCCGGCCATGGCCCAGCAGCACCTGGAGCGGGGCGCGCAGATCGTGGCTGCACACCGCGATGATTTCGTCCTTGAGCCGGTTGAGCTCCTTGAGACGGCGGTTCGCGTCCGTCAGCTCGCGGTAGCGCTCCACGTACGCCAGCTCCAAGTCCTCGCGCTTGCGCTTGACGGCGGTGTGCAGGCGGGAGTTGCGGATGGCGTTGGCGAGCACACCGGCGACGGCCTGCGCGAACTGCTGCTCATCCGGGCCGAAGGTGGAGTCCGGACGCGAGTGGCGCAGGAAGAGCGCCCCCAGCAAGTCATCCTGGCAGATGAGCGGCTGCACCAGGATGGAGTTCACCCCCAGGGGCAGGATGCTGGGGCGCACATCGGCCATCAGCGGATCATTCTCCGCCTTCTCGATGAGCACCGCCTGGCGCGTCTCCAGGGCCCGGCGCAGCTCCGGGTAGCGGGCGATCTCAATCTCCAGGTGGACCAGGGAGGGGTTCTCCTGGGTGGCCACCACCGTGCCCGTGCGCGCGTGCGAGCCCTCCACCAGCACCACCGAGCAGCGGTCCGAGCCGGTGACGCGGCCCACCTTGTCCACGGCGATGTGGAGAATTTCCTCCATCTCCAGCGAGCTGGTGGCCGCCTGGGTGATTTCCAGCAACATCCCCATGCGCAGCCGGGTGCGCTCCTCGCTCTCGCGCAGGCGCCCGGCGCGCACCGCCGCCTCCACCCGGGGCACCATCTCCTCGGAGCCCCGGATGAAGCCATCCACCGCCAGCTTCTTCAGCGTCTCGCTGGAGCGCGAGCGCGACACGTCCGCCAGCACGGGCACATGCCGCAGCTGGGCGATGCTCCGGATGCCCTCCAGCGTCTCCGCGGCCTGCTTGGCCGCCGTGGCCAGCAAGATGACCTCGGGCTGGAGGCTGGTGGCCGCCTGCGGCACGCCCTCCACATCCTCGGCGGCGGCACATTCGAAGCCGCTCTCGGACAGCCGCGCCAGCAGGGACTCCCGCGCCGTGCGGGCGCCCACCACCAGGACACGGCCGCGCTGCTCTGGTGACATCCCGGAGCTCAAAGCGTGCCTCGACAGCGGGAGCCGTCAGCGGCTCCGCGAGGGAGTGGATCCAAGCCGTTCAGTGCGTGAACCTTCATGGGGTTGTGTCGAATCATGCCGTTGAATCCGCCCGCGAACCAGCAGACCCGCCTGCGGACGACTCACCAAAATTGAGAGGGTTGCCATGCAGCGTATACTCGCCCCCGTGCATTCCCCTCGAATCTTCCCGCCGGGCCGTTTCTGGCGCGCCTCGGCCTTGACCGCGTGCTTCGCTACGTCCCTGGCTCACGCGCAGGGGACGGACTCGTGGAGTACGTTTCCTTCCACTTCCACACCTGCGGCCGGAGCAGCGTCCGAGGCGCCTAGCGCCCCCTCGCCCGCCCCCACGGCGGAGGCCACCACCGTCTCCACCCAGGAGCGGATCCTCCCGGGAGGCGAGCCGCACACGCCCGCCACCCTGCACAACGGATGGATCGACGCCCGGAACCTCCGCCACACCGCCAGTGCCGTGGGCGGCGTGGGGCTCCTGCGCGTGGCGGGGGCGGATCCCGGCACGCCCCGCCTGCTGCGCTTCTCGCTCACGGGCGAGTTCTTCCAGAACGGCGACTTCCCGGTCCAGGGGGCCTCCCACACGCGCACCTCCGGCAGCTTCGCGCTCGCCTACGCGCCGTTCGAGTTCCTGGAGGTGTTCACCGCCTACACCGTCACGGCGAACACCAACTCGCGCGCCTCGCCCCAGCTCATCCAGTCGCTGGGGGACCTCACCCTGGGCGCCCGCGGCACGAAGCAGTGGCTCCCGGGCCTGTGGGCGGGCGCCGACCTGCGGCTGCTGACGTTCTCGGGGGTGGGCAACCAGGACGTGGACCGGTACGCCTTCGGCTTCGCGCCGCGGCTCATCGCCACCTATGACGTCCCGCAGATCCGCCCCGAGTTCCCGCTGCTGCGCGTCCACGGCAACCTCGGCTTCCTCTTCGACGGGACGGGGGACCTGGCGGGCCCCAGCACGCTCAATGCCTCCGAGGAGTACGGGCTGGGCGTCAACCGCTACCACCGCTTCAGCCTCGGGCTCGGTGTGGAGGCCCCCCTGCGCGCCTTCACCCCGTTCCTGGAGTTCAACCTGGCCTCCCCGCTGGGCGTGGAGGACGGGGGCCTCATCGCCCCGGATGGACGGACCGTCTCCGCGCTCAGCGCGGCCCAGAAGACGTTCGGCCTGGGCGCCAAGGTCACCGCCCTCAAGGACGTCACCTTCAGCGTGGGGGCGGAGTTCGGCCTCTCGCGCACGGTGGGCCTGGGCGTCCCGGCGACCCCTCCGGTGAACGTCTTCCTGGGGGCCTCCTACACGGTGGACCCGTTCCACCGCGCGGGCGCCACCCGGGTCATCGAGACCGTGCGGGAGAAGCCCGTGGCGGTGTCCATGGTCCCCCGGACGGTGCAGGTGTCCGGGGTGGTGATAGACGCCAAGACGCGCCAGCCGCTGCCGGGCGTGCTCGTGCTGGTGCCGGGCTCTGGCCTGCCGCCGGTGGCGACGGAGCCACAGACGGGGCGCTTCCTGTCCTATCCGCTGCCGAGCGGCATCACCGTGCGGCTTGCCCTCCAGAAGGAGGGCTACAAACACGTCGAGCGCGACCTGACGCTCACCCCCGATGCCCTTCCCGTCGTGGAGGTGTCGCTGGAGGCCATGGCCCGGCCGGCCACCCTCACCCTCTCCACCACCGTCCAGAAGAAGCCGGTGGCGGCCGCCCTGCGGCTGAAGGGCCCGAAGGCGCAGGAGCTCTCCACGTCCGCCTCCGCCCCCACGAAGCTGGAGGTGCCCCCGGGGCACTACCGGGTAGAGGTCATCGCCCCGAGCTACCTGGCGCAGACGCGCGACATGGACGTGGCCGAGGGCGGCGCGCTGGAGCTCTCCTTCGACCTGAAGCCCCTGCCCGGCAAGCCGCTGGTGACGGTGACGCCGAGCAAGCTGGAGTTGCAGCAGCCGGTCCAGTTCGTCCCGGGCAAGGCCGTCCTCCAGGAGGCCAGCCAGCCCCTGCTGGCCGAGGTGCTGGACGCCATCGTGCGCCACGGCCTTCAGCGCGTGCGCATCGAGAGCCACACGGACAATCAGGGCAACCCGGACGTCAACCTGAAGCTCTCCCAGGAGCGGGCGCAGGCGGTGGCCACATTCCTGACCCGGTCGGGGCTCGACGCGGCGCGCCTGGAGGTGCAGGGCTTCGGGGATACCCGCCCCATCGCTCCCAACCTCACGCCCCGCGGCAAGGATCTCAACCGGCGGGTCGAGTTCATCATCCTGGAGCGGTGATGCCACAAAGGCGCCGCGCGGGTAGAGTCGGTGCCCATGACGGACCTCCCCCGCTTGGCGCTCCTGCGCACCGCCCTCCTGTCCCTTCCTGTCCTCGCCACCGCCTGCGGTGGCAATGACAAACCCCCGGTCAAGGATCCCCCTCAGGCCACGCTGTCGGTGACCGAGACCAACGTCGTCGGCACCAAGGTGACGGTGCAGGTGGGGGCCACCGGCTGTGACCAGCTCGAAAGCCTGTCCATCTACGACGGGGACACCTACATCAAGACGGTGGCCTACAGCGGTGGGGGCCTGGTCCCCGTGGACATCCAGCGCAACGAGTTCAAGTACACGAAGGGCATCGCGGGGTACTTCTCGCTCCGCGCCAAGGTGGTGTGTACCGACAAGCTGGAGAACTACTCCCAGCCCCAGCCGGTCACCTTCTTCCCCGTGGAGGAGGTGTATGACGCCCCCGCCCCGGGCACCCAGGTGGTGCCCAACAATTTCATCGCCGAGGGCAGCGGCGGCACCGTCAGCTTCATCGGGTGCGCCTCCGATGCGACGGGAATCCCCTACCTCTTCCGGGTCACCAAGACCGGCACCGTCATCACCGACAAGTCCGTGCGGATGCCGTTCGTGTGCAACAACGACACGGCCATCACCTCCATCAATCCGGTCTCGGGCAAGCGGTGGATCTGGACGCCCGACGGGGGCGCCATCGCCTTCGACCGGAACTTGAACGTCTCCGGCCGGACGGACTACCGCCTGGACCTGTTGGCGGTGGGCCAGGACGGAGATGCGATCATCTATGACTTGGGCATGGGCGGGGAACAGAAGGCCGTGTACCGCATTGGGCACCAGACTCCCACTGCACCGGTGACCTACAAGTGGCGGTTCCTGGATTTGACGGGGTTTGCCATCACCACGCCCGTGACCACCACGGATGGCGTCGTCCTGGTGGCCTCCATCACGAACCAGGGCGCCCCCAGCGGCCGGGCCCGGGTCGTGGTGACGAAGATCAGCTATGGGGCGCAGAATGGCTCGGGCGGCGGAGGCAACGTGGGGATGTACCTCATGAAGGAATTCGCCAGCGGGGAGATCACCCCAACGGTGAGCCCCCCGGCGACCTTCAGCGTGGACGGCACCCTGCTGTACATGGCCTTCAGCCTCCAGGGGGCCGCCACCGAGCTGCTCGCCTGCAAGACGCAGTCGGACGGGTGCGAGGGCACCTCGCAGTTCTGGACGCAGCCGCCCGTGCTGCCCCGGCAGATCGTCGCCACCGTGCCCTTCGCCAACAACTCCCGCCTGGCGGCCATCGCGCCCCAGCACGTGTTCATCCTCGATGCGAGCACCGGCACCGTGCTGAACAAGGACCAGGCCCCCCTCACCCCGGAGGGCGCGCTGGTGGTGAACCAGGTGCAATCGGGCGGCGGGGGCCAGTTCCCCGAGGCGTTCTTCGTGCTGAACAGCGCGGCGAACGCGCCCTACCCCGCGCCCCTGGAGATCGTCGCCACGGAGAAGGCGGCCAACGGTGAGCTGTTCCGCTACCGGCTCAACGCCGGGAGCATGGGCGCCTCGGTGGACGACGACGGCACGCTGTGGCTGCGCGTGGGCACGAAGCTCGTCCGCCCGCTGCCCCTGAGCGACTACCGGCAGGCGCGGCAGTAGGGCTCAGCGGGGCGGCCCATCCGAGGGCCCATGCGCGTGCTGAGCCCATGACAGCCAGCGCGCCAGGGCCTTCGGTGCCCACCAGTTGAAGCTCCCGAACAGGCGCATCATCGCGGGCACGAGCAGGATGCGGACCAGCGTCGCATCCAGCGCCACGGCGATGGCCATGCCCACCCCCATGGCCTTCACCACCACCACGTGGGCCAGCGAGAACGCGGCGAACACGGCCACCATGATGGCCGCCGCGCTGGTGATGAGCCCCCCGGTGCGCTCCAGCCCCTCGGCCACCGCCTGGGTGTTGTCGCGGGTCCGCTCCCACTCCTCGCGCATCCGGCTGAGCAGCAGCACCTCGTAGTCCATCGACAGGCCGAACAGGGCGCAGAAGAGCAGCACCGGCAGCGAGGGCTCGATGGGGCCGGGCTCGAAGCCCAAGAGGCCGCTCAGGTGCCCCTCCTGGAAGATCCACACCAGCGCGCCGAAGGAACCCGCGATCGACAGCAGGTTCATGAGCATCGCCTTGAGGGGCAGCACCACCGAGCCCAGCAGGACGAAGAGCACCACGCACATCAGCCCCATCACGAAGCCAATGGCCCGGGGGGTGTTCTCGCGCACGAAGTGCCCCGCGTCCACGTCGCTCGCCGTCTGCCCCGCCACGAGCAGCCGTCCATCCCCCACCGCCCGGTCCTTGCGGATCGTCTCGACGATGTCCCGGGCGGCCTGGCTGGAGGCGGAGGCCTCGGTGAGCACCCGCATGACCGTCACGCTGCCGTGCAGGTACGCATCCCGGGCCTGGCCGAACTCCTTGGGCAGCATGTCCTCGGGAAAGTCGGCCAGTTCCTGGTACGCCTCCCGGTCCATGCTCTCCTTGAGGTTGACGATGCTGTCGACGCCGAGGACGCCTGGAATGCCCGCGAGCTGGCGGCTCTTGTCGTAGAGCGCCCCCATGCGCTCGGCGGTGAAGGCGCTGCCCGAGGGGAACTGCACCACCACCAGCACACCGTTGGCGGCCTGCCGGGGAAAGAGCTGCCGCAGGGACTCGGCGCCGCGCCGCGCCTCGGTCTCCGCGGGCAGGGCGGTGATGTCGGTGGCGGCCAGCTGGAGCCGCAGGAAGGGCAAGCCCACCGCCACGAGGATGGCCAGCGTGGGCACCAGCACCAGCACCGGATGGCGCATCACCCAGGTGGCCACGCCCTTCCACAGCCCCTCCTTGGGCTCGAACAGGCGCGGGAAGGGAACGCGGCCCCGGTTCACCCGGAGGCCCAGCCAGGACAGCAGCGCGGGCAGCACCGTCAGCGCGAACAGCACCGCGAAGGCGACGACGAGCGCACCGCCAATGCCCATCGCGCTGAGGTACGAGCCCCGGTAGAACAGCAGCCCCGCGAGCCCCACGGCCACGGCCAGCCCCGAGAAGGCCACCGCGCGCCCCGCCGTGTCGAGCGTCCGCTCCAGCGCCGCCTGGGTGTCCAGCCCCCGCTCCAGCTCCGAGCGGAAGCGGCTGACGATGAAGAGCGAGTAGTCGATGGCCACCCCCATGCCAATGAGGGACACGACGTTGAGGGTGTACTGGGCCATGTCGGTGACGTGCGAGAGCACGAACACGCCCGCCACGCCCGAGAGCACCGCGAGCCCGCCCACCACCAGCGGCAGGAGCGAGGCCACCCACGTGCGGAAGACGCGCAGCAGCACCAGCAGCGCCAGCGGAAAGGAGATGAGCTCGGCGCGCAGCAGGTCCTTCTCCAGGAGCCGGTTCAGCGCGTCGATGAAGGCGATGCGCCCGGTGACGGTGGCCTGGAGCGGCCCCGTGCTCAGCACCGCGCGGACCTCGGGAAACGCCCGGGTGGCCTCGCGGATGTCCCCCTTGAGCCGGACGAGCGCCAGGGTGTCATGCCCGGTGCCAGCCTGGAGCTGCGCGGCCACCGCCTTGGGCGCGCCCAGGGGCGAGAGCACCCCCTCCACCGTGGGCAGCTTCGCGGTGGCCTCCAGCGTGGCCTTCAGTGCCTCCTGGAACTCAGGGCTTGCGCTGCGCAGGGTGTCCGAATGGAAGACGACGGCCAGGGTGGTGTCGGAGGAGCCCACCGTGGTGGCCGCCGCGAGCTGCTGGGCCTGCTCCGCCTCGGTGCCCTCAATGACGCCGGTGCTGAGGCGTCCGCCGTACACGAGGGCGGCCACCGCCAGGGCGAGGAACACGGCGCTCGCCACGAACACGAGCCCCCGGTGGTGATGGATGGCCCTCGCGAGCGCGCGAAACATGGCGGACGGACTCCTTCCCGGCGGTACGGCGGACGGTTACCGCTTGTCGCACACCGCGAGCGCCCAGACGGGGAAGATCCGCAGGTAGGCGTCGTAATGAATGGCGCACGTCCGGTTGAAGATGCCGGCAATGGGCTCCGGCGGCCAGCGGCCGTCCGCTTGCTGGCGGCCGCGCAGCCACTGGGCGCCCCGCCGGGCGGAGTCAGAGGCCTGCTCCCCCGCCGCCGCGAGCGTCAGCAGCGCCCAGGCGGTGTTGACGGCATGGCCCTCCTTGCCTTCGACCCAGCGCCCCTGGCGGCAGCTCTCGACCACCTCGCTCCAGGAGCCATCGGACCGCTGGTAGGAGCGCAGGAACGCCGTGGCCCGGCGAAGCGCGGGGTCCTCCGGCGAGGCCCCGGCGGCCAGCAGGCCATTCACCCCGAACCACGTCCCATACGTGAAGCAGACGCCCCAGGAGCCCACCCACGAGCCGTCCTCGCGCTGGATCTTCCGGATGAACGCCGCGCCCCGGGCGATGGCCTCGTCCACGCGGGCATCCGGGCGCTGGATGTGCTTGCGCCACGCGGCCAGGGCCTGCACGCACGCGGAGGTACACTCCACGTAGCTGATATCCACCATGATGGTGGAGAAGACATCCGAGGGGTTGAGCACCTCGAGCACCTGGGGGCCGCGCTGAAGCTCGTAGGTGGCCCAGCCGCCATCCTTGTTCTGCATGGACAGGATGAACCCCACGGCGTCCTGGAGCCGGGCCTCGGACACGCGGTTGAGCCCCAACGGCGCCAGGGCGAGACAGGCCTTGAGCCCCTCCGCCGTGCAGTCGCTGATGGGCCAGCCGTGCTCCCGCGTGCTGAAGGGCCAGCCGCCCTTGCTGGGGTGGCGGTAGAAGCGCGCGGGCTCGCGTGTGTCCTCGAGCACCTGGTTGGCCTCGATGAACCGGGCGGCCTCCGCCAGCATGGGCCGGGTGGCCTCCGAGGCGCCGGTGGCCACCACCGCCTGGACGGCGAAGGCCGTGTCCCACAACTCCGAGGAGTTGTAGCCGTTCATCTTGATGCCGTCGGCCGCCTCGTAGAAGTAGTCCGGCAACCGCTCCAGGTGGGCGCGCACCTCGGGCCCCTCCGGGTTGACGAAGTGCCACACCACCATGTTGAGCACTTTGTTGATGGGGCCGATGCAGATGTAGTGCGTCGCCTCATCCTCGGCGCGGATCTGCTCCAGCGCGAAGTCGAGCGCGCGCTCCCGGAGCTGCTTCCCCGCCACCCGCTCATAACCCAGCATGAGCTGGTTGGCGGCCTTGAGCCACACCGTGCGCGGCGTATAGACATCCGTCGGCGACACGCGCTCGCGCGCGGCGGTCCAGTCCACCTGCGCGTAATCCCCGTCGAAGATTTCCCGCCGGATCGAGGCGAGCAGCGGCGACTCGGGGGCCCGGGCCTTGCGCCCATAGAGCCAGCTCATGGGCAGGTACACCATGCGGCAGTGGCACCAGAGCCGGGACGGATGGAAGGGCAGCGACTCGGGCAGGAGCCACAGCTCGGGGGGCACCGGCTGCAGGCCGCGGTACTCGTACAGCCCCAGGAGCGCGAGGATGATCTTCCCCCACGCGCCACTGGCCAGCGCGCCGCCCCGGGGCAGGAACCACTGCCGGGCCCTTCTCAGCCCCGTGTTGTCCTCCGCCACCCCCATGAGCCGGAGGGCCACGTAGTTGAGCACCGAGGTGAACACCTGGCTGGGCGACTCGACATCCAGTCCCCAGCCCCCATCGGCGTTCTGGTGGCGGCGCAGGTACGCCACGAGCCCCTCGCGCTGCGCAGACTCCGGGACGCGCCCCATCACGTGCAACCCGGCGACATAGATGGGGATGAGGAACTGCGGCCCGCCGTAGTCTCCGTACCACGAGCCCTCCGCGTCCTGGGTCGAGGCCAGCACCTCCAACCCGCGCTGGAGGATGGGCTCGGACCGGGGGACGCGGACCTCGGGGGCGGCGCTCATGACGTCAGGGCTTCCGGCTGGAGGTTCCCCGACAGGCATTGCTGGTAGATCGCCCGCAGCGCCGGAGCCGACGCGACGTTGCGCTGGGTGAGCAGGATGATCTCCTGCACGGAGGCGCGGCTGATCTTCACCGGCGTGGGCTCGAACACGGCCGGGTTGTTCTCCAGCCGGGAGAGCGTGAGCACGGCGAAGAACAGGGGCAGCAGACAGAACAGCCGCAGGCCCGGCTCCTCCACGGGCAGGCGCAGCGCATACTCCAGCGAGAGGTCCGCCTCGCGCCGGGCCACGGCGATGAGCTCGTTGTGCATCGCCACCGCCCGTCCCCGATTTTCAGGGTTCAAGAGCGTGGGGGCGGTGAGCCCATGCGCCGACATGAGGGTCTGGGGAAGCCAGCAATAGCCCCGCTCCAAATCCTCGCGGACATCCTTGAGGATGTTGATGAGCTGCAGGGCCCGCCCGAACGCGGGGGCCAGCGCCCGGAGCGCTTCTCCCTGGGGCGCGAGCTGAGGCGCAAACCCAATGAAAAGATCCGTCAGCATTTCTCCGACCGTGCCCGCCACGTAGTAGCAGTAGGTCAATGTAGCCTCCAGGTCCTTCAGGCCACTGGCGGGAGGGGCCAGCTCGAGCTGGCGGCTCACATCGCCCATGCCATCGGCCATGGCGCGCACGCAGCGCACGATGGGAGGCTGGGTCCACCGGGGCAGGGCCGCGAAGGTCTCCAGCACGGTGCCCGTGCGGCGCAGCAGCCGCGCCTCGGGCTCCGGGACGGAAGGCCTCAGCCAGTGCTCGACCTCGGCGATATAGCGCGGCACCTCGTGGCGCCACCCCTCGGGCAGCTCCACGAAGTGGGCGAAGCGCGAGAGGAGTTGCGCGCGCTGCGCGGCGCTGCAGGTCGCCTCGTCCTCGATCGTATCGACGATCCGGCAGAGAAGGTAACCCACGGTAACAACGAGATCCAACGGCTCGGGGAGAACCGGGATGTTGAGGGCGAAGGTCCGAGAGACCTCGGGCAGCGCCTCGCGGCAGAAGGCTTCAGGGTTGCTCATGATGTGCCGCCCGTGGAGAAGAACGGGCAAAATTGCGCTATAGCAGTGAGCAGCGGCTATGGGGAGCTTCTTGAATACGGACGTGGTCATCATCGGGGCAGGCCCGGCGGGCTGTGCAAGCGCGGCGGCATTGTCACAATTGGGCCATTCAGTTCTTCTTGTGGATGCGGGCCAAGACCGCGGCAAGCAGCTCGCCGGAGAGCTGCTCCACCCGCCAGGCGTGGAAGACTTGCGCACGCTGGGATTCGGGCCCGCGCTGGAGGCCTGCGCGGGCCAGCCCGTCCTGGGCTTCGCCGTCGTGGACACCCGGCGCGAGCAGCGCACCACGCAGCTGACCTACAACGGTTCGAGCCAGGGGCTGTCGCTGGAGCACGCGCGCTTCGTGTCGAGCCTGCTGGAGGCCGTCGAGCGGCTGCCGCGCGTCACCGTGTGGCGCAAGACGCGGCTCACCGAGCTGCATCGCAACAATGCCGAGGGCGTGGAGTTCACGGTTGTCTGCGGTGGGGAACAGCGGCAGGTGCGCACACCTCTGCTGGTGGCGGCGGATGGGCGCAACTCCTTCGTCCGCAAGCTCCTG
This genomic interval from Stigmatella aurantiaca contains the following:
- a CDS encoding ATP-binding protein; its protein translation is MSPEQRGRVLVVGARTARESLLARLSESGFECAAAEDVEGVPQAATSLQPEVILLATAAKQAAETLEGIRSIAQLRHVPVLADVSRSRSSETLKKLAVDGFIRGSEEMVPRVEAAVRAGRLRESEERTRLRMGMLLEITQAATSSLEMEEILHIAVDKVGRVTGSDRCSVVLVEGSHARTGTVVATQENPSLVHLEIEIARYPELRRALETRQAVLIEKAENDPLMADVRPSILPLGVNSILVQPLICQDDLLGALFLRHSRPDSTFGPDEQQFAQAVAGVLANAIRNSRLHTAVKRKREDLELAYVERYRELTDANRRLKELNRLKDEIIAVCSHDLRAPLQVLLGHGRLLLESPINAEQKQSTEAMIRQGRKILGLVESLLEKGKGEAARLSIEPRRLDMAVLCKESTHELNILASQRGVTLRAEAPESLMLIGDEVKLHEVLQNLITNAIHHAKDSGKVTVRALRLTRPDGDAVKITVQDDGSGIPPDELHLVFDRYRHGPKGTGLGLAICKEFVELHGGEIWAESPPEGGCTFVFTLPMAQEAPRKAQAQAKVEPVQPRVLVVEDEAEIAAVLAEVLRSRYRVEVARDGQEGLARARSMRPELVVMDVFLPKLDGLEATVALKSSSDTAHIPVILLSAHQGVAEKVRALNLGAVDYMSKPFNAMELLNRTERALKSVAEREPERAAAVTLRSGSDPGTNLYDKRGLMAKLEVEVAKVRRYHRPMSVAVLRPERPQTDVPRGAADVLRKRLRPLDAVAHMGSGVFCVMLPECDAESARTVIQRLLPELQTSSGLAYQPAVADVSQDSDPVDRILDKLGAPLV
- a CDS encoding 2,3-oxidosqualene cyclase, whose translation is MSAAPEVRVPRSEPILQRGLEVLASTQDAEGSWYGDYGGPQFLIPIYVAGLHVMGRVPESAQREGLVAYLRRHQNADGGWGLDVESPSQVFTSVLNYVALRLMGVAEDNTGLRRARQWFLPRGGALASGAWGKIILALLGLYEYRGLQPVPPELWLLPESLPFHPSRLWCHCRMVYLPMSWLYGRKARAPESPLLASIRREIFDGDYAQVDWTAARERVSPTDVYTPRTVWLKAANQLMLGYERVAGKQLRERALDFALEQIRAEDEATHYICIGPINKVLNMVVWHFVNPEGPEVRAHLERLPDYFYEAADGIKMNGYNSSELWDTAFAVQAVVATGASEATRPMLAEAARFIEANQVLEDTREPARFYRHPSKGGWPFSTREHGWPISDCTAEGLKACLALAPLGLNRVSEARLQDAVGFILSMQNKDGGWATYELQRGPQVLEVLNPSDVFSTIMVDISYVECTSACVQALAAWRKHIQRPDARVDEAIARGAAFIRKIQREDGSWVGSWGVCFTYGTWFGVNGLLAAGASPEDPALRRATAFLRSYQRSDGSWSEVVESCRQGRWVEGKEGHAVNTAWALLTLAAAGEQASDSARRGAQWLRGRQQADGRWPPEPIAGIFNRTCAIHYDAYLRIFPVWALAVCDKR
- a CDS encoding MMPL family transporter is translated as MFRALARAIHHHRGLVFVASAVFLALAVAALVYGGRLSTGVIEGTEAEQAQQLAAATTVGSSDTTLAVVFHSDTLRSASPEFQEALKATLEATAKLPTVEGVLSPLGAPKAVAAQLQAGTGHDTLALVRLKGDIREATRAFPEVRAVLSTGPLQATVTGRIAFIDALNRLLEKDLLRAELISFPLALLVLLRVFRTWVASLLPLVVGGLAVLSGVAGVFVLSHVTDMAQYTLNVVSLIGMGVAIDYSLFIVSRFRSELERGLDTQAALERTLDTAGRAVAFSGLAVAVGLAGLLFYRGSYLSAMGIGGALVVAFAVLFALTVLPALLSWLGLRVNRGRVPFPRLFEPKEGLWKGVATWVMRHPVLVLVPTLAILVAVGLPFLRLQLAATDITALPAETEARRGAESLRQLFPRQAANGVLVVVQFPSGSAFTAERMGALYDKSRQLAGIPGVLGVDSIVNLKESMDREAYQELADFPEDMLPKEFGQARDAYLHGSVTVMRVLTEASASSQAARDIVETIRKDRAVGDGRLLVAGQTASDVDAGHFVRENTPRAIGFVMGLMCVVLFVLLGSVVLPLKAMLMNLLSIAGSFGALVWIFQEGHLSGLLGFEPGPIEPSLPVLLFCALFGLSMDYEVLLLSRMREEWERTRDNTQAVAEGLERTGGLITSAAAIMVAVFAAFSLAHVVVVKAMGVGMAIAVALDATLVRILLVPAMMRLFGSFNWWAPKALARWLSWAQHAHGPSDGPPR
- a CDS encoding phytoene/squalene synthase family protein, with the translated sequence MSNPEAFCREALPEVSRTFALNIPVLPEPLDLVVTVGYLLCRIVDTIEDEATCSAAQRAQLLSRFAHFVELPEGWRHEVPRYIAEVEHWLRPSVPEPEARLLRRTGTVLETFAALPRWTQPPIVRCVRAMADGMGDVSRQLELAPPASGLKDLEATLTYCYYVAGTVGEMLTDLFIGFAPQLAPQGEALRALAPAFGRALQLINILKDVREDLERGYCWLPQTLMSAHGLTAPTLLNPENRGRAVAMHNELIAVARREADLSLEYALRLPVEEPGLRLFCLLPLFFAVLTLSRLENNPAVFEPTPVKISRASVQEIILLTQRNVASAPALRAIYQQCLSGNLQPEALTS
- a CDS encoding OmpA family protein → MQRILAPVHSPRIFPPGRFWRASALTACFATSLAHAQGTDSWSTFPSTSTPAAGAASEAPSAPSPAPTAEATTVSTQERILPGGEPHTPATLHNGWIDARNLRHTASAVGGVGLLRVAGADPGTPRLLRFSLTGEFFQNGDFPVQGASHTRTSGSFALAYAPFEFLEVFTAYTVTANTNSRASPQLIQSLGDLTLGARGTKQWLPGLWAGADLRLLTFSGVGNQDVDRYAFGFAPRLIATYDVPQIRPEFPLLRVHGNLGFLFDGTGDLAGPSTLNASEEYGLGVNRYHRFSLGLGVEAPLRAFTPFLEFNLASPLGVEDGGLIAPDGRTVSALSAAQKTFGLGAKVTALKDVTFSVGAEFGLSRTVGLGVPATPPVNVFLGASYTVDPFHRAGATRVIETVREKPVAVSMVPRTVQVSGVVIDAKTRQPLPGVLVLVPGSGLPPVATEPQTGRFLSYPLPSGITVRLALQKEGYKHVERDLTLTPDALPVVEVSLEAMARPATLTLSTTVQKKPVAAALRLKGPKAQELSTSASAPTKLEVPPGHYRVEVIAPSYLAQTRDMDVAEGGALELSFDLKPLPGKPLVTVTPSKLELQQPVQFVPGKAVLQEASQPLLAEVLDAIVRHGLQRVRIESHTDNQGNPDVNLKLSQERAQAVATFLTRSGLDAARLEVQGFGDTRPIAPNLTPRGKDLNRRVEFIILER